The genomic window CCTCGTCCGGGCCGTGGCCGTGGGCGTTGAGCATCGCCACCACCTGGCCGGCAATCTCGCCGGGGGTGAGGTTGCGCCTGATGCCCATGAGGCCCGTGGCGCAGAAGGTGCAGCCCATGGCGCAGCCCACCTGGCTGGAGAGGCACAGGGTGGTGCGCTTGCCGTAGGGCATGTGGACGCCCTCCACCTGGGCGCCGTCCTCCAGCAGGAAGGCGTGCTTGGTGGAGCCGTCCGCCGACGGCACGCTCTCGCTGACGGCGGGCCAGGAGAGAAGCACCTCGCGCTCCAGGCGGATGCGCAGGGCCTTGGAGAGGTTCGTGAACTGCTCCCAGGCGGTCCACCGCATGCGGTAGAGGCCGTGGTGCAGCTGGGCGGCCCGGAAGGAGCTCTCGCCCATGGAGGCCACCAGGGCCTTCAGGCGCGGGAGGTCCATGCCGGCGGCGTTGGGGCGGGGACCCGCGGCAAGTTCGGGGGCGGGCTCGTGGAAGGTCACATCGAGATCCGGAAGGTGCGCAGGAAGGCCTTGTCCGCTTCGCTCCACGCGCCTTCGTCGCCTTCGGGGGCGGGCAGGGTGAAGCCGGGGGCGGTGTCCTCGTCCTCCTCCTCCCGGCGGTGCAGGGCCACCGTGGCCTCCAGCACCAGGGCGATGTCGAAGCCCTTGTCCTGGATCGCCCGGGCCAGGGCCCGGGTCTCCTCGTCCTTGGCCAGGGCCTGGACCATGGCGGTGCCCAGGCGGTCCACGATCTCTCGAAGGTTCTCTGGGATCTTCATGGCCGCCTCCGCTTCCATAGTAATGCCTGCTGGAAGGGCAATGTCACAGACGGAACCAGTTCTTGATCTGGGCGAGCCACTCCTCGCGCCTGGAATCGGCCTTGGGGGCCTCGTTCATGCGCCTGGACCTGGACTCCATGAGATCCACCAGCCGTTCCACCACCTGGGGATTGCGCTGGACGCACTTCTCGAAGGCGGCCTTGGGCAGCTCCACCAGTTCGCAGGGGGACGTGGCCACCACCGTGGCGCTGCGCACGGCGCCGGTGAGCAGGGAGCCTTCCCCGAACCAGTCGCCGGGCCTCAGCTCGGCCAGCACGTCCCAGTAGAGGCCCGTGTAGGGGTCGGTGCGTTCGTCCACGCGCACCACCTGGAGCGAACCCTGCATGACCATGAAGAGCGATTCGCCCAGGTCCCCTGCCCGGATGACGCCCTCGCCGGGGGCGGCCCGGCGCAGGATCATGCTTTCCCGGAGTTCGCCGGCCCATTCCCCGGGCAGTCCGATCCGGTCCAGGATCTCGGGGACGGCCCCCTCCGGAAGGACGATGGGGACGGAGCGGGGGGTGGTGGCCCCGTGCGGCCCGAGGAGGGGCACGCCCCGGCGGTTCAGGATGGTCTGGGCCAGGCGCACGGCCAGGAAGTTGGCGGCCCGCCCGTGGCGCCAGCCCAGGGCCCACCAGCGCAGCTCCAGCACCACGCCGCCCATGTCGAAGCTGTGGGTGACCACCTCGGGCTTGCGGTGGGGGTAGTGGGGAATGCCGCCCAGGGCCTGTTCCAGGGCGGCCACGGTGTCGACCATGGGGCCGTGGGGCTCCACGGTCACCTTCAGGGTGCGGCGGTGGAGACCGGAGGGGGCGTAGAGGTTCGTGACCACGGCCTGGGCCAGGACGCGGTTGGGAAACACGGTGGTGTCGCCGTTCTCCGTGACGATCTGCACGGACCGCCAGGTCATGGTCTCCACCTGGCCGATGAACGTCTCCTGCCCCGAGGCGTTGCGCAGGTTGCCGGTGACTTCGATCCAGTCCCCGGGCCGGAAGGCCTCGTCCAGGTGGAGGGAGATGCCCGCGAAGAGGTTGCCCAGGGTCTCCTGGAGCGAGAGGCCCACGACGGCCGCCGCGATGGCGCCGGTGCCCAGGATGGCCCCCAGGTTCACGCCGCCGGCCTTGTGCAGCAGGAGCACCGCCGCCCCCACGTACAGCGCGAAGACCACCAGGTCCCGGGCGAACCCGGGCACCGCGGTCTCCCGGTTGCTAAGCAGGGGGTCCAGCAGGATGTAGGTGAAGATGCGGATCCCCAGGTAGGCGCCCACGATCCAGAAGAGGCTCCCCGCCGCCTGGATGAACCGGGGATGCGCGTGCTGGGTGCCCAGCACGTAGGCGCCCAGGCCCAGGGCCAGGAGCAGCAGGCCGAAGGCCGCGATCCTGCGGGTGGAACTCACGGCCGTGCGGAGGTCTCGGAACATGCCTAGGATATTAACGCTTCCGGAGGTGACTCCAAAGGAACCACACGATCCCCGCGAGGATCACGGCCCCGATGACCAGGTCGAACCGGTGGAACCAGACGCCCAGGGTGTCCCACTTCTCCCCCAGCTTGAAGCCCACCCAGGCCAGGCCCAGGCACCAGGGGAGGCTGCCGGCGAAGGTGTAGAGGTGGAACGTCCTGCGGTCCATCCTGGCGATGCCGGCGGGCAGGGCGATGAAGGTGCGGATCACCGGGAGCATGCGCCCGATGAGGATGGCCCAGCGGCCGAACTTCTCGAAGAACCGGTGGGCCTGGTCCAGGTGGTCGAGGTTGAGGAAGATGTACTTCCCGTACCGTTCCACCGCCTTGCGTCCGCCCCAGGCCCCCAGTTCGTAGGCGGGGATGGAGCCCAGGTTGCAGCCCAGGGCGCCGAAGACGCCCGCGATCCAGACCTGGGTCATCGGGCTGCCCGCCCCCAGGCCCAGGAAGGTCATCTGCCCCTTGAAGGCCAGGAACCCGGCGAAGGGCATGATCACTTCACTGGGGAGGGGGATGCAGGCGCTCTCGATGCCCATGAGCAGGGAGACCCCCATGGGGCCCATGGCCGCCATCATGGCGGTCATCCAGACGATGATCGGTGCAAGGATTTTATGAAGCAAAGGGGTCTCCTGAACCCTCTAGCCTAACCTGGATAGACTGGAATCATGACTGAAGACCTGGTCCGCAACCGGAAGGCCCTGCACGCTTTCCACATCGTCGACACCTGGGAGGCCGGCGTGGCCCTCCTGGGAACGGAAGTGAAATCGCTGCGCGGCGGCCACGGCCAGCTGCAGGACGCCTTCGTGGACATCACCGGGGGCGAGCTCTGGCTGAAGCAGGCCAACATAAGCCCTTATGAATTCGGGACCTACGCCAACCACGACCCCCTGCGGCCCCGCAAGCTGCTGCTGAACCGCGCCGAGATCGACAAGATCGTCTCCAGGGCCACCCGCAAGGGCTACACCGTGATCCCGCTGGCCATCTACCTCACGCCCAGGGGCAAGATCAAGGTCCGCATCGCCCTGGCCGAAGGCAAGACCCTGGGCGACAAGCGCGAGGCCCTGAAGGAGCGGGAGCAGAAGCGGGAAATGGACCGGGTGCGGAAAGGGGACAGGGAATGAAGGACGTTCATGAAGCGTTGAATCTCAGGGAGGCCAACATGGTGGCCACCTACCTGGAGGACCAGGGCATCCTCGCCGATGTGCGCGGGGGCGCCTACCAGGCCGTGGTGGGCGAGCTCAGCAACATCCGCGGCACGCTGCCCAGGGTCTGGGTCCTGGAGGACGGCGACGCGGAACGTGCGGCCCGGCTGGTGGCCACCTTCGTGGCCTCCCTGCGCGCCACGCCCGAAGGCGAACCGTGGGTCTGCGCCTGCGGGGAGACGCTCGAACCCCAGTTCCAGTCCTGCTGGAAATGCCAGGCACCCAAGCCGGTCTAGTGTCTGAGCTTCCAGATGTCCTGGAAGATGATCAGGGCGAACAGGCACACGAAGAACAGGAACCCGCCCGTGAGGATCCGTTCCTTCACCAGGTTCGACAGGTCCTTCCCGCGGATCTTCT from Geothrix sp. 21YS21S-2 includes these protein-coding regions:
- a CDS encoding mechanosensitive ion channel family protein; this translates as MFRDLRTAVSSTRRIAAFGLLLLALGLGAYVLGTQHAHPRFIQAAGSLFWIVGAYLGIRIFTYILLDPLLSNRETAVPGFARDLVVFALYVGAAVLLLHKAGGVNLGAILGTGAIAAAVVGLSLQETLGNLFAGISLHLDEAFRPGDWIEVTGNLRNASGQETFIGQVETMTWRSVQIVTENGDTTVFPNRVLAQAVVTNLYAPSGLHRRTLKVTVEPHGPMVDTVAALEQALGGIPHYPHRKPEVVTHSFDMGGVVLELRWWALGWRHGRAANFLAVRLAQTILNRRGVPLLGPHGATTPRSVPIVLPEGAVPEILDRIGLPGEWAGELRESMILRRAAPGEGVIRAGDLGESLFMVMQGSLQVVRVDERTDPYTGLYWDVLAELRPGDWFGEGSLLTGAVRSATVVATSPCELVELPKAAFEKCVQRNPQVVERLVDLMESRSRRMNEAPKADSRREEWLAQIKNWFRL
- a CDS encoding DedA family protein, with amino-acid sequence MLHKILAPIIVWMTAMMAAMGPMGVSLLMGIESACIPLPSEVIMPFAGFLAFKGQMTFLGLGAGSPMTQVWIAGVFGALGCNLGSIPAYELGAWGGRKAVERYGKYIFLNLDHLDQAHRFFEKFGRWAILIGRMLPVIRTFIALPAGIARMDRRTFHLYTFAGSLPWCLGLAWVGFKLGEKWDTLGVWFHRFDLVIGAVILAGIVWFLWSHLRKR
- the smpB gene encoding SsrA-binding protein SmpB, whose product is MTEDLVRNRKALHAFHIVDTWEAGVALLGTEVKSLRGGHGQLQDAFVDITGGELWLKQANISPYEFGTYANHDPLRPRKLLLNRAEIDKIVSRATRKGYTVIPLAIYLTPRGKIKVRIALAEGKTLGDKREALKEREQKREMDRVRKGDRE
- a CDS encoding putative signal transducing protein; amino-acid sequence: MKDVHEALNLREANMVATYLEDQGILADVRGGAYQAVVGELSNIRGTLPRVWVLEDGDAERAARLVATFVASLRATPEGEPWVCACGETLEPQFQSCWKCQAPKPV